In Desulfobacteraceae bacterium, the DNA window TCGGCTGCCCGCACCGCCGCCGGCGGCCCGGCCGGGGACTGGTTGCGGGAGAAGAGAAATTCGCGGTCTGAGCCGCAGCGGGTCTCAATCTGGGGGTCGTGTGGGGTCATCTCGGGGCCCTTTTCAGTATGTTCGCGAAGGCGTCGACGATAATGACGGTCTCGCCCTCCTGCAACGTCCGGGTGTCCAGGATCACCAGATCGTCTTCGATCCTTGCAACCACCGGCGGCGTTCCGGCCCGCAGGGCCGCCTCCAGGCGGCTGGCGGAAAGCCCCCGGAGGCGGACCGCCACGCATAGGCTGCGCAGGTCCAGCAGGGGCAGGGCCCCTCCGCCGGCCTTGGAAACCAGTTCGCGCAGCAGGACCTCCAGACGCCCGTCGCCCAGAGCCGCCAGCGCATCGCGCAGCCCACGGGCGCGGCCCTCGGTGACCGCAAAGGGCATCGTCACCATCTGCAGGGTGGGGATAGCCGCCACGGCGCGGCGCGGGTCGCGGTAAAGCCGCAGGGTGCTCTCCAGGGCCGCCAGGGTCATCTTGTCGATGCGCAACGCCCGGGTGATGGGGTTCGTGCGGATGCGCGCGATGATCGCCCGTCTGCCCACAATCAGCCCCGCCTGGGGACCGCCGAGAAGCTTGTCACCGCTGAAGGTGACCACATCAGCGCCGGCGGCCACGGACTCCTGGACGGTGGGCTCCTTGGCCAGCCCGTACTGGGAAAAGTCGATGAAGGTCCCGCTGCCCAGGTCCTCCATCACCGGCAGCCCGTGCCGGGCGCCCAGGGCCGCCAGCTCAGGCAGCGACACCTCGGCGGAAAACCCGACGATGCTGTAATTGCTCTTGTGGACCTTGAGCAGCAGCGCGGTCTGCTCGTCGATTGCGCCGGCGTAATCCCGCAAATGGGTGCGGTTGGTGGTCCCCACCTCGCAGAGAATGCCGCCGCTTCTGGCCATGACGTCCGGGATGCGGAATGCGCCGCCGATCTCCACCAGTTCCCCGCGCGAGACGATCACCTTGCGGCCCCGGGCCAAGGTCTCCAGGCACAGCAGAACAGCCCCGGCGTTGTTGTTGACCACCATGGCCGCCTCGGCCCCGCTGATCTCGCAGAGGACGTCCTCCACGGCTGTATAGCGGGAGCCGCGCCGGCCGGCCACCAAATCGAATTCCAGATTGGAGTAACAGCTGGCGATTTCCACCAGGTTGGCCAAAACCGCCGGGGCCAGCAACGAACGCCCGAGGTTGGTGTGGACGACGATGCCAGTGGCATTGACCACCCGTTTGAGGTTGTGGGCCATCGCCTGGGCAACCCGCTCCAAAACCTCTGCGACGATCGTCTCCAGGGTCGGGCCGACCGCGGGCGCCTGCCGGCCGCCGGCCAGGATCCGCTCGCGCCACACCGCCAGGGTCGACCGGGCGCAGCCCGCCAGAACGGCTTTGGGCACATCGGCGACTTCGGCCATCGGCTCCAGCGATGCGAGAATGCGATCCACACCGGGCAGCGCGCGCAGCAGTGAGCGTTGGCCTTCATCGGGTGACATGCGAAATCCTCGTGGGCGGTCGCCGCGGCCGGAACCGGATACGGCCTCCGAGCAGCGCCGGCGTATGTGAAAAAAAGAATCGGCCGATACCCCGGCCCGGCTTTAGTTAGCACCCGGCCATCCAATTTTTCATTGGATTTCTCGGGGTTTGCCCATTTTCTCGAAAAATGGGTTTTCCTCCGGCGTAAATTCCGCTATGAACCCTGCGGGGGCCCGGACAGCGCCGGCGGCGGTTGCAGCGGCCAAGATTCTCGGCCGACTCCGCGGGTGCCGTCCGGTGTTCCGCGCTCCCACCCCCGATCGTCCGCCAAATCCAAAACCGATCAAGGAGCCCGCCATGCCCAGCCGGATCATCCTGCCGCTGGACCATCTTCCCTGGAACCAGGCCCGTGAGATCATCACCCGCACCAGCGGGCAGGTGTGGGGCTACAA includes these proteins:
- the selA gene encoding L-seryl-tRNA(Sec) selenium transferase; its protein translation is MSPDEGQRSLLRALPGVDRILASLEPMAEVADVPKAVLAGCARSTLAVWRERILAGGRQAPAVGPTLETIVAEVLERVAQAMAHNLKRVVNATGIVVHTNLGRSLLAPAVLANLVEIASCYSNLEFDLVAGRRGSRYTAVEDVLCEISGAEAAMVVNNNAGAVLLCLETLARGRKVIVSRGELVEIGGAFRIPDVMARSGGILCEVGTTNRTHLRDYAGAIDEQTALLLKVHKSNYSIVGFSAEVSLPELAALGARHGLPVMEDLGSGTFIDFSQYGLAKEPTVQESVAAGADVVTFSGDKLLGGPQAGLIVGRRAIIARIRTNPITRALRIDKMTLAALESTLRLYRDPRRAVAAIPTLQMVTMPFAVTEGRARGLRDALAALGDGRLEVLLRELVSKAGGGALPLLDLRSLCVAVRLRGLSASRLEAALRAGTPPVVARIEDDLVILDTRTLQEGETVIIVDAFANILKRAPR